Proteins encoded in a region of the Mucilaginibacter sabulilitoris genome:
- the hisS gene encoding histidine--tRNA ligase: MASIKPSVPKGTRDFSPTEMVKRNYIFDTIKSVFRKYGYQQIETPTMENLSTLTGKYGDEGDKLIFKVLNTNEQLEIFKATSLKNIIFPNGITEWDVEIERRIEEKRREALLKSTEKALRYDLTVPFARYVVQHQNEITFPFKRFQVQPVWRADRPQRGRYREFYQCDADVVGSDSLLNEAEFIMIYDEALDKLGLKDFSIKINNRKILSGVAQIIDKADSIIDLTVAIDKLDKIGLDGVIKELLERGFVQADIEKIKPVILLEGSNTEKLQSLREALAASEIGLKGCDEIETVFSYIEKCPLQTAKLELDITLARGLNYYTGAIFEVKTNEVAMGSIGGGGRYDDLTGMFGLKGLTGVGISFGADRIYDVLEELTLFPAAANQSTQVLICNFDKEGELYALPLLQKLRSRNINAELYPAGAKIKKQMEYANNKNIPYTVVIGSDEMQSGLLSFKNMTTGEQEKLAADEIVARLVE, from the coding sequence ATGGCATCCATCAAACCATCCGTACCAAAAGGCACCCGCGATTTTTCACCTACCGAAATGGTGAAACGTAACTATATTTTTGATACCATTAAAAGCGTTTTCCGTAAATACGGCTACCAACAGATTGAAACGCCTACGATGGAAAATCTATCAACCCTGACCGGTAAATATGGAGATGAGGGGGATAAGTTGATATTTAAGGTGCTGAATACTAATGAGCAACTTGAAATTTTCAAAGCGACTTCTTTAAAAAATATAATATTTCCTAATGGGATTACAGAATGGGACGTTGAAATAGAACGTCGCATTGAAGAAAAGAGAAGGGAAGCACTTTTAAAAAGTACTGAAAAAGCCCTCCGTTACGATCTTACCGTGCCTTTTGCCCGTTACGTAGTACAGCACCAGAACGAGATCACTTTTCCGTTCAAGCGTTTCCAGGTGCAGCCTGTTTGGCGTGCCGACAGGCCTCAACGGGGCCGTTACCGGGAGTTTTACCAGTGCGATGCCGACGTGGTTGGTTCCGATTCTTTACTGAATGAGGCTGAGTTTATCATGATATATGACGAGGCTTTGGACAAGCTTGGATTAAAGGATTTCAGCATAAAAATTAATAATAGAAAAATTCTATCAGGTGTTGCTCAAATTATAGATAAAGCTGATAGTATAATTGATTTGACTGTAGCCATTGATAAACTCGACAAGATTGGGCTTGATGGTGTGATCAAAGAGTTGTTGGAACGCGGTTTTGTCCAGGCAGATATTGAAAAAATTAAACCGGTTATTTTACTGGAAGGTTCCAATACCGAAAAACTGCAAAGCCTGCGTGAGGCGCTGGCTGCTTCTGAAATTGGCCTGAAAGGTTGCGATGAAATTGAAACCGTTTTCAGTTATATTGAAAAGTGCCCGCTGCAAACCGCCAAGCTGGAATTGGACATTACCCTGGCCCGCGGCTTAAATTATTACACCGGCGCCATCTTCGAGGTAAAAACCAATGAGGTGGCCATGGGCAGCATCGGCGGCGGCGGTCGTTATGATGATCTTACCGGCATGTTCGGGTTAAAAGGTCTTACCGGTGTTGGCATATCCTTTGGTGCCGACCGTATTTATGATGTGCTGGAAGAACTCACCTTGTTCCCTGCCGCGGCAAACCAAAGCACCCAGGTACTTATCTGTAATTTTGATAAAGAAGGTGAGCTCTACGCCCTCCCGCTGTTGCAAAAGCTGCGCAGCAGGAACATCAATGCGGAGCTATACCCTGCCGGAGCCAAGATCAAAAAGCAAATGGAGTACGCTAATAACAAAAACATCCCCTACACAGTAGTAATCGGCAGCGACGAAATGCAAAGCGGTTTACTCTCCTTTAAAAACATGACCACGGGTGAGCAGGAAAAACTTGCGGCTGATGAGATTGTGGCAAGATTGGTTGAATAA
- a CDS encoding low molecular weight protein-tyrosine-phosphatase: MKILMVCLGNICRSPLAEGVMQHLSDKAGLDWEVDSAGTGSWHIGEGPDRRSILTAREHGIDISKQVCRQFKVADFDRFDHIFVMDKNNLSDVLNMARNDDDAQKVKLLLVDKVVPDPYYDDNQFEPVFELIEGGCKDIIRELIRLASLPPEGSS; this comes from the coding sequence ATGAAGATACTAATGGTTTGCCTGGGCAATATATGCCGCTCGCCGTTGGCAGAGGGTGTGATGCAGCATTTGAGTGATAAAGCCGGTTTGGACTGGGAGGTTGACTCTGCAGGTACCGGCAGCTGGCATATTGGCGAAGGCCCCGACAGGCGGTCCATCCTCACGGCGCGTGAGCATGGCATTGACATCAGCAAGCAGGTTTGCCGCCAGTTTAAGGTAGCCGACTTTGATCGTTTCGACCATATTTTTGTGATGGATAAGAATAACCTGAGCGATGTGCTTAATATGGCCCGTAATGACGATGATGCCCAAAAGGTAAAGTTGTTACTTGTCGATAAGGTGGTTCCCGATCCCTACTATGATGATAACCAGTTTGAACCTGTTTTTGAGCTGATAGAAGGCGGCTGTAAGGATATAATCAGGGAATTGATCCGCCTTGCCTCTCTTCCCCCGGAAGGGAGTAGCTAA
- the porX gene encoding T9SS response regulator signal transducer PorX codes for MQDTTILWADDEIDLLKPHILFLNEKGYKVTTVTNGNDAVDAFKQHYFDLVFLDENMPGLTGLETLQQIKNINIDVPIVLITKNEEEYLMEDAIGSKIDDYLIKPVHPKQILLTIKKLTENKRLVTEKTTMAYQMDFRTLGMTLNDNLSHQEWVDVYKKLIYWELELEKLEDAGMHEILTLQKAEANVQFCKFIERNYLNWIKNPEFAPTSSPQLFKKKVFPKLDGNGPLFFILIDNLRYDQFKVINPIISEYFRLEEEDTYYSILPTATQYARNSIFSGLMPLDMEKRYPTMWQNDEDEGGKNLYESEFIADHLKRVLRKECKYSYHKILNIDEGRALNESVNNLMTNELNVVVYNFVDMLSHARTDMQMIRELASDDAAYRSLTLSWFEHSPLFDLLKYLAQKQVRVVITTDHGTIRVKNPSKIVGDRNTNTNLRYKQGKNLNYNAKEVFHIRNPHDAMLPKLHLSSSFVFAKEDSYFVYPNNYNHFVNFYNETFQHGGISLEEMIIPIVTYGPK; via the coding sequence ATGCAAGACACCACCATATTATGGGCCGATGACGAAATTGACCTTTTAAAGCCGCATATACTTTTCCTGAACGAAAAAGGATACAAGGTTACTACAGTAACCAACGGCAATGATGCCGTTGACGCTTTTAAGCAACATTATTTTGACCTGGTTTTCCTGGACGAGAACATGCCCGGCTTAACCGGACTGGAAACCCTACAGCAGATTAAAAACATCAATATTGATGTTCCAATTGTGCTGATCACCAAAAACGAGGAAGAGTACCTGATGGAAGATGCCATAGGATCTAAAATTGATGATTACCTGATTAAGCCGGTACACCCAAAACAGATATTGCTTACTATAAAAAAGCTTACGGAAAATAAACGCCTGGTTACCGAAAAAACTACCATGGCCTACCAGATGGACTTCCGTACGCTGGGCATGACCCTTAATGACAACCTGAGCCACCAGGAATGGGTTGATGTATATAAAAAGCTGATATACTGGGAACTGGAACTTGAAAAACTGGAAGATGCCGGTATGCACGAGATACTTACCCTGCAAAAAGCCGAAGCCAACGTACAGTTTTGTAAGTTTATTGAGCGCAACTATTTAAACTGGATCAAGAACCCGGAATTTGCTCCTACCAGTTCGCCGCAGCTGTTTAAAAAGAAGGTGTTCCCGAAACTTGATGGTAACGGACCCTTGTTTTTTATATTGATTGACAACCTGCGGTACGACCAATTTAAGGTGATAAACCCTATTATATCCGAGTATTTCAGGCTGGAAGAGGAGGATACTTACTACAGTATTTTACCAACCGCAACTCAATATGCCCGTAACTCCATTTTCTCGGGCCTGATGCCACTGGATATGGAGAAACGCTATCCAACCATGTGGCAAAATGACGAAGACGAAGGCGGCAAGAACCTGTATGAGTCTGAATTTATTGCCGACCATTTAAAACGCGTATTGCGCAAGGAATGTAAATACTCGTACCATAAAATTTTGAATATTGACGAAGGCAGGGCGCTTAACGAGTCGGTAAATAACCTGATGACCAACGAGCTGAACGTGGTTGTTTACAACTTTGTGGATATGCTTTCGCACGCTCGCACTGATATGCAGATGATCCGTGAGCTGGCCAGCGACGATGCTGCTTACCGTTCCTTAACGCTATCGTGGTTTGAGCACTCACCATTGTTTGACCTCCTTAAATATTTAGCGCAAAAACAGGTGAGGGTAGTTATTACAACCGACCACGGTACCATCCGCGTAAAAAACCCAAGCAAAATTGTAGGCGACCGCAACACCAATACCAACCTGCGCTATAAACAAGGCAAAAACTTAAATTATAACGCCAAAGAGGTATTCCACATCCGCAATCCACACGATGCCATGCTGCCTAAGCTGCACCTGAGCTCAAGCTTCGTGTTTGCCAAGGAAGACAGCTATTTTGTGTACCCCAACAATTACAACCACTTTGTTAATTTTTATAACGAAACCTTCCAGCACGGCGGCATATCGTTAGAGGAAATGATTATCCCGATAGTCACCTACGGGCCTAAATAA
- a CDS encoding GNAT family N-acetyltransferase: protein MNIITQTSRLLIREFIPDDEALLLDLDADARLTRYVKKRTEQESKKVFKETLREYKNLSGLGRWGIFNSADNDFIGVCILNYSEYDSSSIELGYRLHLKYWGAGIATELAKALVFYGLNEIGLKEICAVTHPDNTASQKVLAKAGFQPHGRAFWYGEDLPLFKIGKSAL, encoded by the coding sequence ATGAACATTATCACTCAAACTTCCCGCCTGCTGATCCGCGAATTTATACCCGATGACGAAGCTCTTTTACTTGACCTCGATGCCGATGCCCGTTTAACCCGCTATGTAAAAAAGCGTACCGAACAGGAAAGCAAAAAGGTTTTTAAGGAGACCCTCAGAGAATACAAGAACCTGTCGGGTCTGGGTCGCTGGGGCATATTCAACAGTGCCGACAACGACTTTATTGGCGTTTGCATACTTAACTACAGCGAGTATGACAGCAGCAGCATTGAACTGGGCTATCGCCTGCACCTCAAATACTGGGGCGCCGGTATTGCCACCGAATTGGCCAAAGCACTGGTATTTTACGGCCTTAACGAAATTGGCTTAAAAGAAATTTGCGCGGTTACGCATCCGGATAATACGGCTTCTCAAAAAGTGCTGGCCAAAGCGGGCTTTCAGCCTCATGGCCGGGCCTTCTGGTATGGTGAGGACCTGCCTTTATTTAAGATTGGGAAAAGCGCCCTTTAA